The window ATGAATAAATCAATTCTCCGGCTTTTTACTCTTTATCTCCAGTTTCCTGAGCAGGTCATACAGAGCAGGGCGGCTGATGTCCAGTTCCATGGCCACCCGGGAGAGGTTCCCTTTCTTCGCCTTAATGGTGTCCGTTATTATTTCCCTCTCCAGGTTCTGCCGGGCTTCCTTCAGTGTCCTTCCCCTGTGTTTCCGTGTCCCGGATGCATCCAGTTCCAGGTCCATGGGCTTGATCCTCTGTCCGTCGGCCATGATTATCGCTCGCCTGACCCGATTCTCCATCTCACGGATGTTCCCGGGCCAATCGTACGAGTCGAGGGCCTTTTCAGCGGAGGCCGTAAGACTCATCGGTTTTCCGGTTCTATCCGAGGAAAACCGATGGAGGAAAAATCTGGCCAGCATGAGGATATCCCCTTCCCGTTCCCTTAAGGGCGGTATCTTGACCGTCACAACGCTCAGGCGGTAGTAGAGGTCCTCGCGGAACTGGCCCTCACCCATGGCCTCCTCCAGATTCCTGTTTGTGGCGGCGACGATCCGGGCGTCCACCGATATCTTTTCCCTGCCTCCCACCCGTTCGATCACCTGGTCCTGGAGATACCGCAGGATCTTTACCTGAAGGGCGTGGGGCAGTTCCCCTATTTCATCGAGGAAGAGGGTGCCGCCCCTGGCGAGCTCGATCCTGCCTTTTCTCTGGACGTGGGCGCCGGTGAAGGAGCCCTTTTCATGACCGAACAGTTCGCTTTCCAGGAGGTTCTCGGGTATGGCGCCGCAGTTGATGGGGATGAATGGACCGTTCTTCCGGTCGCTGAGGTTGTGGATGGCCCGTGCCGTCAGCTCCTTCCCCGTTCCGCTCTCCCCGACGATCATGACGGGAACCCCGGTGGGCGCGACTTTTCGGATCTTCTCGTAGACGTTGCTGATCTGCGGGCTTGTCCCCAGCATACTCTCGAACGGTTCTGTGACCGCCCGGCTTTTCAGCTCCCGGTAATCCCTTTCCAGGTTGGATATATAGAAGGCCCTCTGGAGTATGATCCTCAGATCATCCAGGTTGACAGGTTTGGCCAGGAAGTCGTAAGCGCCGGCTTCAAGGGCTTTTAAGGCGTTCTTCCTTTCGTCCCTGCCTGTTATGATAATAACCTTTGCACCGGGGTCGGCCTCCAGGATCTCGGAAAGGGTTCCAAAGCCTTCACTTATTCCATCCTGGTCCGGGGGCAGACCAAGGTCAAGCGTTGCGACCTGCGGCGCCCCTTCCGCCATGGCCTGCAGGGCGCTTTTTTTGTCCATGGCTTCCAGGACCTGGTAGTCCTTTGCAAGCCCCCACTTCATCTGGGTCCGGAGGTCATCGTCGTCCTCGACGATGAGAAGTTTTGGTTTATCCTTTGTCAGGTCAGTTGCCATGTTGCAGGTTCTCCCTAATCAAGGCCATCTCACGCAAAGAACGCAAAGTTAAGCGCATCCCCTCATCAAAGCTGTTGAGACATATCAGTTTGCGATGAAAGCAAGTTTTCATCTCCACCTGAATGGTCTCAATCAGCTGATTTCAGAGAAATCCCTCTCCCCTTCGGCAGGCTCCCACCTTCGCATAAAGCTACGGTGGGCAGGCAGGTCAGGCCCGAAGGGAGAGGTTTGGTTAGGGGATATATCATACATCAGGAAAGCATTTCCCTCACCCAACCGCTCCTCAAAAAGGTCACCTCCCTGATTTTCCCCTCCCTTGAGGGGAGGGGACTAAGGGGAGGGTGATAGATTCACCCCCATCTCGGTCTTCCCCCCTCAAGGGGGAAGAAGAGTAAGGAAATGTCCTGTTGGAAGCAGGAACGCGTCCTTCTTGGCGTTCTTTGCGGCTTTAGTGAGTCCCGCTTGCCTGTCCTGTCATAGCTCAAGCGAAGACGAATGGCGGGACGAACGAGCGTGAGGCATGATTTTACTCCCCAATGGGAAGAAACACGCGGAAAGTGCTTCCAACCCCTTCACGGCTTTCCGCCTCGATCCGGCCATGGTGGGCCTCCACGATGGTCCGGGAGTGGTAAAGGCCGATGCCCAGGCCATGTTTCTTGGTGGTCTTGAACGGCCTGAAAAGTGAGGTTTCCATATACTCCGCCGATATCCCGCACCCGTCGTCACTCACGGAGAGAACGATCCATCCATCCTTCCGGCAGGTACTTACCCTGATTCCCCCCCCGTTCCCGTTGGCCTCGTTGGCGTTCAGGATGAGGTTCGTCAGGACCTTGGCAATCTGCTCAGGATCTACGGCCGTCTCCGGGAGGGGCGAACAGTCGGTATCGATGTGTGATTTGATGGTCCCGGCAAGATCCGCCAGGGTCGACTTGACCAGTTCGTTAAGGTCAGTGGGACGGGGCTCCATGTGCACTTTTTCCCTGAGAAGGGTCATGCGGGAGGTCATGTCGTTTATCTTGCCCACACTCTGGGAGATCAGACGAAGGGAATCCTCCCGGAACTCGGGATTGTCGAAATGCTGCGGCAGGTTCTGCAGGGTCATGGACAGTTTGGATGACAGGTTTTTCAGATCGTGGACAAAGAAGGCGGAGAAGGTCTGCAGGGTCTCCATCTGTTTTGCCTCCCGGAGCTGATCGGATAGCCTGATGTTCCGGATGCCGCCGGCAAGCTGGCCCGCCATGGTCCTGATGAGATCCTCCTCCTCCGTTGTCGGGTCGCCGTAGCCCACCTTCTCATCCATGGCCAACAGCCCCAGAAACTCGTCACCCGCAACCAGCGGTTGAAAATATCTCATTCGCAGGTCCAGAAGTGATTGCGCCTGCGCTTCAGGCAGGGAAGGTCCCTCGCCGGGCGGGTTTCTCTGGATGAAAAAGAGGCCGTCTTCCCCTGCGGTCCTTGCGGCGATCCGGTCCAGGCCCTCCCTCAGCCGATCTATCCCGGTACCTGAGATGTCCGAGTGGGCGGTGGAACCACACAGCCGCCATCCTTCCCCGGTGTTATCTTTTAGAAGAATATTCACGGAAAGGATCTCGATCGTTTCCGAAATCAGTTTGGCCGCTTCGTTGCAGAGGCTGTGGATCTCCACGATGGCCGATGTCCTTCTGGTAAACGCCTCCCAGATGTTGCGGTAATTATAGGTGGGCCGCTGAAAATGCCTGCTGACGAAGCGCTTCAGGGATTGGCGGATCCGATCAGACAGGAGGACAACGGAAAGACCGAGAAACGCCATGAAAACAAG is drawn from bacterium BMS3Abin14 and contains these coding sequences:
- the zraS_3 gene encoding sensor protein ZraS translates to MLYSQYIHFAAAIVSGALAYLIIMRHPRSLVHRVFAFAVFILTLESLFNGLSLGAATPDRITFWQQLRWGAAALLPVSWITFGLIFGQKDPKGQIRKWWWIILAAMVIYPALLTPIFGPFFSGQAARDSAGSLRIPLAGSGYTFTILFILGIVLVMALMERILRASRGIKRWQVKFLILGIVAYFGARIFTASLALLFHSVSLDLETLNAAALIVTGVLIMGSFVRTRVLPDEMYISPRMIQGSITITLVGLYLIVIGIIARFAAPIGSSLSFDIIAFLVFMAFLGLSVVLLSDRIRQSLKRFVSRHFQRPTYNYRNIWEAFTRRTSAIVEIHSLCNEAAKLISETIEILSVNILLKDNTGEGWRLCGSTAHSDISGTGIDRLREGLDRIAARTAGEDGLFFIQRNPPGEGPSLPEAQAQSLLDLRMRYFQPLVAGDEFLGLLAMDEKVGYGDPTTEEEDLIRTMAGQLAGGIRNIRLSDQLREAKQMETLQTFSAFFVHDLKNLSSKLSMTLQNLPQHFDNPEFREDSLRLISQSVGKINDMTSRMTLLREKVHMEPRPTDLNELVKSTLADLAGTIKSHIDTDCSPLPETAVDPEQIAKVLTNLILNANEANGNGGGIRVSTCRKDGWIVLSVSDDGCGISAEYMETSLFRPFKTTKKHGLGIGLYHSRTIVEAHHGRIEAESREGVGSTFRVFLPIGE
- the zraR_7 gene encoding transcriptional regulatory protein ZraR produces the protein MATDLTKDKPKLLIVEDDDDLRTQMKWGLAKDYQVLEAMDKKSALQAMAEGAPQVATLDLGLPPDQDGISEGFGTLSEILEADPGAKVIIITGRDERKNALKALEAGAYDFLAKPVNLDDLRIILQRAFYISNLERDYRELKSRAVTEPFESMLGTSPQISNVYEKIRKVAPTGVPVMIVGESGTGKELTARAIHNLSDRKNGPFIPINCGAIPENLLESELFGHEKGSFTGAHVQRKGRIELARGGTLFLDEIGELPHALQVKILRYLQDQVIERVGGREKISVDARIVAATNRNLEEAMGEGQFREDLYYRLSVVTVKIPPLREREGDILMLARFFLHRFSSDRTGKPMSLTASAEKALDSYDWPGNIREMENRVRRAIIMADGQRIKPMDLELDASGTRKHRGRTLKEARQNLEREIITDTIKAKKGNLSRVAMELDISRPALYDLLRKLEIKSKKPEN